Genomic window (Phacochoerus africanus isolate WHEZ1 chromosome 1, ROS_Pafr_v1, whole genome shotgun sequence):
TGGGTCttagcccctcccctctcctcttgcCTCCTCAGAAACTCCCAAGATCCTTTTCATTGGGGAGCTTTCACACACTCCCTCAAAGTGGCCATCCTTCTGCTCCTGTAAAGGGCCACATTCTTTCCTtctcaccacagggcctttgcacacactATTCTGGCCTGAACTGCTCCCCCAGGATCCACATAATAAATACCTCTAGCATCACTGTCTTGGAAGTCTCTAATCTCTCATCTCAATTAGGCTCCTCAGTTATCAGCTTTCACAGAATGATGTTCTTTCCTTTATCACATTTATTGCAGTTTGCAATGACATATTCATTTCTTGATTTATATCTGCCTCCCTTGCTAGACTATAAGCCCCAGGAACACCAGGGTCATGTTTGTTCCTGATTGCCCTTGTCTCCAGGGCTTGCAATGTATCAATACTCAGTAAAATTTTGTTGGAGGACAAACACATGACCCTGAAACTTGCTTAGCAGGAAGGGGCTCTAGAAAGGAAGCGTCTACCATGTTTTAGCTTTAAgtaacagtggcttaaacaaaagaTGAATCTGGAAGTAAGTAGCTGTAAGTTTTTGTTCACCTCATGGTCCCAAGATGCCTGCCCCCACTCCATGCATCATGAGTGCATTCAAggcaagaaggaggaaagaagaaggtTAGCTCAGCCACATGTGTCCCATTTATCAGGAGTATGAAGGTCTTCCATTTCCATTCTATAGATCAAAGCTCTATTAAATGACCATATCTATCATATATAGCTTCAACGCAAGAATGCTTTTCCTGCCTCTACAGTGAGAAAGGAGAAGGCAGTTGGGAAGGATTGTTGGTTGGGTCAACCGACAATATCTGCCATGAGGGAATGTTTAAAATGAGCACAgtgtggagtttctgtcatggctcagtggaaacacatctgactagcatccatgaggatgcaggtttgatccctggcctcgctcagtgggttaaggatccagcgttaccgtgagctgtggtgtaggtcgcagatgcagcttagatctggcattgctgtggctgtggtataggccggcatctacagctctgattagacccctatcctgggaacctccatatgctgtgaatgtggccctaaaaagacaaaaaaaaaaaaaaaaaaaaaaaaaagaaaagaaaaaagaaaaaaaagaaaagaaaaataaagacaaagaaaaattaaaaaaataaaacaagcacaGTGCCattcagggcctcagtttcctcatctgtaaagtggaagaGCTTAGGGTGGATTTTCAGGGCAAACTCTAAGATCTCCCTCATATCTAAGCTTTGTTCTTGTGCAAAGATGATGCACCCCAAAGGGTTGAGAGAATCAGGGATTAAAGGAGCAAACCTCCCCTCCTGCCATCTTCCCCTGTCCTCCCCCAATCAGCAAGCACATGTGAGGTCCCCACCCAGTGTGCCTCTGCCAGGCACAAAGAGGCAGAGGTGACCCAGCCAGAGGCTTGCTCTGGGAGCCTCAATATCTTCATGGAATCAATGTATTCATTGCAATACTTAAAGCACATGTAGGAAGATAAGGAGGGATTCCAAGCAGAGGGCATGGCAGGAACAAAGCCATGGAGGAGGGCTATGGGATCATGAATAGGCCAGAGTGACAAAATGTCAAAATCAATGATAAGGCACCAAGAATTTAACACTTACTGAGGACTAACAATGTTAGTGGGAGCACTGCAGATGGGGTTCCCAGAAAGCAGCCCTGAGGTGGAGTTTAGCCTGCAGGGGGTTTATTAGGGAGCATCCCTAGGACCAGCACTTAGGGAAAGAAGAGACAGAAGGAAGCAGGAGTGGGCAGAGTGCACTGTTTCAATGAAAGACTCAGCCAACTGCAGAGGAAGCCCTGATGATGGGAAGACCCTTCAGAATTGTCTTGAGTTGGGGCAAGAGGGCTCTGCAGCCAGTCAGAGTGCAGGCTTCTCTGGGAAGGGGCCATGCTGTGGGTGACAGAGCTGTCTTCTATTGAGGCAATCCCCAAAAGGGGCTAACGGCTAAGGGGTGTCTCCCAGCAGTGCTCCCATCAGGTGGGGTGATCAATCCTTCACAGCATGGAGGTCTAAGCAGCATGTCCCAGCATCCCCAGCAGGAAGGAAAGGTAGTGTGGGGCCAGGCTGGGAAAGACAAAGGAGCCCACCTTGGATGAGCTGCAGCACAGAACAGGGTAGGGCTGGCTGACATGGGACAGTCTGTGATGCTTCGGGCCTGGCATTTAGGGTTCCAGGAGTGTCAGGTGCCCAGGGGATGTGGTGATATGTGTTAAGTGAAAGTAACTGAGTAGGTGAGTGGGTGGAAGGGTTGCAGACCCACCCCTAACATTTTGGGAGTCAGCAGCAAGAGGACAAATAGAGGCTTACACCCAATTGCCTAAACATTTAAGTTATAAAACAAGCTAAAGAGTAAACCACTAAGTAAAAACATTCTACCCTCCTAAATTGACCAAATATATAACTTCATCACAACCTTTGAGGCCAGATTCAAATTTAAAACTCTTGGACTCCTCAGAGTTCCATGCCTGAGACCTAGTCCTGGCTGGCCACCTGGGCCATCTTCTGTCATCTAAGGGGCTGTCTTagctccaccctcccagcccccaccccaaccagcCATCAGGAACACTGGCCCGGGGAAGAGGTCCCTGGCAGGCACTGGGAGCTTGcttgggcccctcctgcaggGATTTGGGGTCCTGGCACCTCGAGTGTGGTCTAGCCTCTGGGTCCACAGATCCTTTGGCCCTGCAAGCTTCTTGATATAGAGAGTGCGCAGCTGGAAGAAGATCGGAGCAGATGGCTCTGGCTGGGCTTCCTCTCAAATGTTCATTTATTAGGGAGAGCTGCGAGATCCACATccatggagggaggggcaggaagcaGGCTCAGCAGAGGAGGAGCCAGTGGCAGTGCAGACTCAAGGCCAGCCTCTGCCACCCGGTGGAACTTCCAAGCTGCAAGGCCTGAATTTATCAGAATTATCCTGCCTGGGGGAGAGATCACCCTCTCATGACACTTCAGCATCCCCCAGGCATTGGATGTGGCACTGAGGGAAGGAGTGTGACCTTGAGGGAGGGGTCATCTGCAACTGAGTGGGCTGACCTCAATCCCAGTAGCAGGGCACCACCACCTCTTGAATGGGGTTCTGAGCTGTGCCTTAGCGCCTGCCACAGCACGGCCCTCGTCCTGGGTCTGAGGCCGGTCCAGGGCAGAAAGGATGCACAGGGATGGGATAGAGGACGGCGTGCCTGCCCCTGGATGTTGGCTCTTGGGTGACAGtcctttctccccctcccagtCTGCCTGAAAGGCACCAAGGTGCACATGAAGTGCTTCCTGGCCTTCGTCCAGGCGAAGACTTTCCACGAGGCGAGCGAGGACTGTATCTCACGTGGGGGCACCCTGGGCACCCCTAAGACAGGCTCGGAGAACGACGCCCTGTACGAGTACCTACGGCAGAGCGTGGGCGCAGAGGCTGAGGTCTGGCTGGGCTTCAACGATATGGCGGATGAGGGCGCCTGGGTGGACATGACCGGCGGCCACATCGCCTACAAGAACTGGGAGACAGAGATCACTGCGCAGCCTGATGGCGGCAAGGTGGAGAACTGCGCCGCCCTGGCTGGCGCGGCCAACGGCAAGTGGTTCGACAAGCGCTGCCGGGACAAGCTGCCCTATGTCTGCCAGTTCGCCATCGTGTAGCGGGCGAggcggggcagggtggggcagggccggggcggggtggggcagggccggggcggggtggggcagggccggggcggggccggggcgcggCGAGCAGGAGGAGGATCCTGAGCCGCTGGAGGAGCAGCGCTGGGACTTTCCCTTCAGGCATCCCCGCCACGCTGGGAGCCttcttttgcaaataaagtgGGTGCAGCTTGGCGGAGAGTGACTGCGGTGTGTGCTGGGTCAGAGGAGCAGAGCAGAAGAAAGTCCTGGAGACCAGCTGGTCGTCCAGGGAGAGGGCCCGTAGAAAGATGCGAGGAGGGAGGTGGTGGAGGAAAGTGAGCTGGGCGCactgaggaaggggaagaagaaaagaatagggAGGACACGGGAACCCTGGACTGCtgctaccttttaaaaaattaaataactttataTTTCATATGATTTTCCACTTACAGAGAGGTTACAAGAATTCCTGTATCCCCTTTATCCAGATTCCCCTGACATTACTATTTTCCCATATttacttatccttttttttttttcctgaaccgtTTGACAGCAAATTGTAGACATGATGCCCCTTTACCCCTAAATACTTTAGTGTGTTTCCTGAAAGCAAGGACATTTTCTCACATAAGCACAGCACTGTTATCAAGGTCAGGAAATGAACACGAACATAATATTGTTATCTAAGTTACAGCCCTTATTCAGATTTCCAGGCTTACTGTAGACTCCATTTCCACATGTTGGAACCCAGCAAGCCCCTCCCCAACTCTAGGGGAGGGACACCGCCACTGACCCCCTCCTGTTGGGGATCCATTCCTGGGGTGCCTTGAGTCCTATTGGGGTTTGGAGGGAGTGAGAGCACAGGCTGTCCACTGAAGACATTTGCATCTATCTCCCTTCTTGTCCAACAAGGGCACCCATCCAGGAGACAAATACAACAGTTGCCAACATGGCAAGTGGTGTGTCCCTCTCCTTCCCACTTCCACTTCTCACAGAGAGTTCTACACTAGCAATACCAGCTGCCATGTGTCAagcccactgtgacacagcaatTTTAAGTATTGTCGTCTTATttaatcttttgtgtgtgtgtgtgtgtggctgcaccagcagcatgctgaagttcccaggtctaggattgaatccatgccacagcaatgacccaacccattgcagtgacactgccagatccttaacctgctgagacacaagagaactcctgtcttATTTAGTCTTATCCATCCAAGACaagcatgttctttttttttttttttttggtctttttagggccacaccggaggcatctggaggttcccaggctaggagtctaatcagagctatagccaccggcctaagccactgccacagcaatgccagatctgagctatgtctgcgaccaataccacagctcatggcaatgctggatccttgacccactgagtgagaccagggattgaactcgcaacctcatggtttctagtcggattcatttccgctgcaccctgatgggaactccaagacaagcATGTTCTTATGCCAGTTTTGTAGAAAAGGAAGTTGGGGCTCAGGGAAGTTAAGTGACTTCAACTGGTCAAATAGATagtaagcagcagagccaggattacAAGGGCCTTTGGACTTTCCACCACCACTGTGATGCTTGTCTCATGTTACTGGAATTTTCCTGAGATAAAACATCAGAGAAATGGCCTAGTGACCCCAAGAGGTTATTGGCCAGCTCCTGGTATGACCTGGCCCATCCAACCATGTTAGGCCCAGCTCTAGTGACACCCCTAGGGGAGGTCTTCCCTATTTCATGAGTCTTGGCATCAACCTTTTGCAGCACTTTTTCTCCCTGGTTGTCCTCTAGTATGTCTTGCCTTCAGTATAAATTGAAGATGATTTGATTTGATTAAAGAAAGTGGGTTGGGCTGGGGGAGGTAGCTTACAGTGAACTTTGTATCAGTCTGCTTGGCATTGTCACATAAAGCATCTCATGTAATTCAACAGATATAGTTAGAGGTAATGAGATCTATAATAGGTGcaaaaactgaagctcagagccATGATGCAATTGCTTTTTAAGATAGCCAAGCAAGTGAGAAGCAAAAATGAGACGCAAGTCTCGGTCTGGCAACTCTACGTCTTGTGCTCTTTTTGCCCTAGGCCAAGTGAGATGTAAGTGGCCACAGGTTTTTCAAAGTTCCTGCACTGGGTGGATGCTGACAAGAGGGCACCATGCCTCTGTACCTGATTGTGGGTCCTGGTAGAgaggtgctgctgtggcactgccTGCTTCCAGCAGCAGGTGGCAGTATGAGCAAGAGAATCCTTACTAGTCCTTAGCCAGAACGCTCTTATATTAGATTTCAAGGTGGGGTACACTTGTCCTGggattttgtctttattttaaattttggtgtgtttttttaatatcgTGGATCATTTtccattaattttgattttttaaaacatcacgTCAAATATTATTTAACATGATTACTGAGTTTTGTGGGCACTTCCTTAAAATTTGTATCTCAGTTGAGTGTCTCACTTACCTCACTAGTCCTGGTCCTGGCTccaaaatttgaattttctaaGGCGTATATAAACAATGATAAAGTACTGTGTTATAGATCTTGAGCTTCTGCAGTACCCTTTAACAGAACTGATGGTACAGCCCTCTTCATAATCACCCATTTCCCTCTTTACTATATGCTGCTCTGGGTGTAAAAAACTTTGATGAATCCCAAAGGGACAATTTGAAATACTGGCCTAAGTGTTGATGAGGCAGAAGACTGGGTAAAAACTCCTTTTGCAAGATGAGTGGTTTCCAGTTCTTCACCCTCAACAGCCTTTGAGAAGAGCCTAATCAAGGTGTCAGCTCATAGACCATGCAAAATAGATTCTGATGATACAGTGCTTTTGATCTATATCTTAGAAGTTCAAGTACTAAATGACATCACTCTTTTCAGTGCCACCAGCCTATTTATCTCAACACGTTTCTCAACATTTACAACTCTGAAAGTGACAGATGGGAGTAATATTGATGCTGAGCCCTGCTTTGTTCCAGGATACATGaaccaatgaaagaaaaatccatCCATCCAGTTAAGAGATTCCTGTTTAATAGTATGAGGGGGCAGTTCTGGAAGGGGCCTTCTCTGTCTCCTTGTTACCTTATCACTGTgctacagccactggcccaggccCCAACTGAGGCTTGCTCTCTCCTTTCTGTCCCAACACCACTGCCACTTCTGTCCCTAATCCTCCTGCCTTTGGCCATTCCTACAGCCTTCTTCAGCCTCCTCatcccagggggagggagagttAAGGGGAAGAAGTACAGATGGAGAAGCCCCAGTGAGGAAAAGGGAGGCCTGGGACCGATCAAGGTGGCCCTTGGTGTGGGATCCTGGAGAAGACCTTCAGGGCATCTTGGCCCtggcttcttcatctgtaaaatggggtttgGCCTAGATGATCCTGCAAGACTCCTGAGTCCAGGATTCTGCCCAGCTACCCCTGGGAATGTCTTTTGTAGAATTCTCTCCAGAAAAGAAAGCTGTTTGGTGGTTGTTTCCTCTGTCCAAGCAAGGCTCAGCCCCTGAACTGGACACGTGCTTTTCTGCAGTGACCACAGGCcctactctctctttctctctcccttgaaTTGAGGTACAGATTCAGATGATTGGTGGCTCGGCCCCTGAGCTGGACACCTCCCTTTCTGCAGTGACCATAAGCcttactctctccctctctcccttgaaTTGAGGTACAGATTCAGATGCATGGTGGACGCAGCCACCTAGGATGCAGCCACCATGTTTCACAAAAAACCTGGTATCTCTCTCTCAAGTCTGCTTCTCTTCCTGCATTCACCATCTCCATGGGAGGTCCCCACCTTCCCAGTCACTCAAGCCTCAGACTTGTGAGGCATTACAGGTGCCTCAGTGTCTGTCATGCTTGAGATCCAGGTCATCAGAACTCCTGATGATTTTTACCTCCTGAGGAAATGTCACATCTATCCCTACCTctccagctctgctgctgctgctgggcccAAGTCTTCTGCTTGCCCTTCAAGCAGAAGgttccccaccccatccccctctcatctctcccctctccctaaATGTAGCCTTTGCTGCATAACCACTAGCTGCACAGCTAAGAAGCCTGGTTCAAGTTGGCTTCTGGACTGTGAGCTTCCCTCCCACAAACATACATATGTTTGCTTCAGCTGAAAACaataatccattcatgtgtcttGGATGCCTTAAATCTCCAGGcacattcttcttttgattttggCTTTTCTGAGAGACAGTGGagatattaataaaaacaatgaaaagcagCAATTTGTGCATTCCTGATGGGTAGTGATCCACAAGACTCTAACTATGTCCTGACAACCTAGTAACTGcctcatttaatattcataataacCTGGGAGAGAGGTATTATTAAACCTATTTTATACTTTAGGAAGGTATAGCATAGGGAGGATAATTTATCTAAGAACATCATGGATGAGCTGGATTTTTAGCAGAGGTCTGTTAAGTTCCAAAGCCCATGTACAATTTATATACATTCAGTCcttcctgaatctttttttttttttgcttttcagggccacacccacagcatatgtaggttcccaggctaggggtccaatcagagctacagctgccagcctacgccacagcaatgccagatccgagttgcatctgtgacctgcaccacagctcacagcaatgccaggtccttaacccaccgggcaaggacgaggattgaacccaggaattgaacctgcatcctcatggatgctagtcagatgtgttgtttccgctgcaccacaacaggaactccagtccttccTGAATCTTGAAGAAGGTTTTTAGATAGT
Coding sequences:
- the CLEC3B gene encoding tetranectin; its protein translation is MELWGPYLLLCLFSLLTQVTAETPTPKVKKPTNAKKDAASPKILEELKTQLDTLAQEVALLKEQQALQTVCLKGTKVHMKCFLAFVQAKTFHEASEDCISRGGTLGTPKTGSENDALYEYLRQSVGAEAEVWLGFNDMADEGAWVDMTGGHIAYKNWETEITAQPDGGKVENCAALAGAANGKWFDKRCRDKLPYVCQFAIV